Proteins from a genomic interval of Kribbella aluminosa:
- a CDS encoding NUDIX hydrolase, whose translation MSFPATVIAAGGVVWRERGDTRQVLLVHRPRYDDWSLPKGKLTAHEHVLLGAQREIEEETGQRVVFGPPLGTQRYPVRKNGGTAEKLVHYWSAVPVDDGAFEPNDEVDQISWLAVDKARGKLSYPRDVDILDALEHVVPVVATVIVVRHADAVKRKDWDGKDTLRPLSSTGTAVAERLSDVLQALGANRIISSDAERCVATVAPYAASIERHIHLWPEISERGYDANPDRLRGLADRVWRPGKVTVVCSHRPVLPALSRELGLKVGKFATGSFLVAHRLEDGRVVTERFSAP comes from the coding sequence ATGAGTTTCCCGGCGACGGTCATCGCCGCGGGTGGTGTCGTCTGGCGTGAACGCGGCGACACCCGGCAGGTGCTGCTGGTGCACCGTCCCCGGTACGACGACTGGTCGCTGCCCAAGGGCAAGCTGACCGCGCACGAGCACGTCCTGCTCGGTGCACAGCGGGAGATCGAGGAGGAGACCGGGCAGCGCGTGGTGTTCGGGCCGCCGCTCGGCACGCAGCGCTACCCGGTCCGCAAGAACGGCGGTACGGCGGAGAAGCTCGTGCACTACTGGTCCGCCGTACCGGTCGACGACGGCGCTTTCGAGCCGAACGACGAGGTGGACCAGATCAGCTGGCTGGCCGTCGACAAGGCCCGCGGCAAGCTCAGCTATCCGCGCGACGTGGACATCCTGGACGCGCTCGAGCATGTGGTGCCTGTGGTCGCCACGGTGATCGTCGTACGGCATGCGGATGCTGTGAAACGCAAGGACTGGGACGGGAAGGACACGCTCCGTCCGCTCAGCAGTACCGGCACCGCGGTGGCGGAGCGGCTCAGCGACGTACTGCAGGCCCTCGGCGCGAACAGGATCATCAGCAGCGACGCGGAGCGCTGTGTCGCGACGGTCGCGCCGTACGCCGCCTCGATCGAGCGCCACATCCACCTGTGGCCGGAGATCTCCGAACGCGGGTACGACGCGAACCCGGACCGCCTGCGCGGTCTAGCGGACCGGGTGTGGCGCCCGGGCAAGGTGACGGTCGTCTGTTCGCACCGCCCGGTGCTGCCGGCGCTGTCCCGCGAGCTGGGCCTGAAGGTCGGCAAGTTCGCCACCGGGTCGTTCCTCGTCGCACACCGGCTGGAAGACGGCCGAGTGGTCACCGAACGCTTCAGTGCGCCCTAG
- a CDS encoding bifunctional nuclease family protein: MTMMRELTLIGIRMESPNRAPVMMLRETEGYRYLPISIGSVEATAIAYEEQGLRPSRPLTHDLMRDLIQAFDVHIEAVEIVELRDAVFYAELLLANGVRVSARPSDSVALAVRLGTPIRCTEEVLREAGVATPEEEQAELERFREFLDGVAPEDFSS, from the coding sequence ATGACGATGATGCGAGAACTGACACTGATCGGGATCCGGATGGAATCGCCCAACCGGGCCCCGGTGATGATGCTGCGCGAGACCGAGGGCTACCGCTACCTGCCGATCTCGATCGGCTCGGTCGAGGCGACCGCGATCGCTTATGAGGAGCAGGGCCTGCGTCCGTCGCGGCCGCTCACCCACGACCTGATGCGCGACCTGATCCAGGCGTTCGACGTACACATCGAGGCGGTCGAGATCGTCGAGCTCCGGGACGCGGTGTTCTACGCCGAGCTCCTGCTCGCCAACGGCGTCCGGGTGTCGGCCAGACCGAGCGACTCGGTCGCGCTCGCGGTCCGCCTGGGTACGCCGATCCGCTGCACCGAAGAGGTACTGCGGGAGGCCGGCGTCGCCACTCCCGAGGAGGAGCAGGCCGAGCTGGAGCGCTTCCGGGAGTTCCTGGACGGCGTCGCCCCGGAGGACTTCTCCAGCTGA
- the pstS gene encoding phosphate ABC transporter substrate-binding protein PstS, producing MSVNRLFRVGSVAVASVGVLALSACGSDPTPSGSSSPGASSSSTGADCPKGTLNAEGSSAQKNAIDEVISKYNEKCADVTVNYNPTGSGAGIKQFNANQVDFAGSDSALKPDEMTAATKRCAGNPAVDLPMVIGPIAIAYNVDGVSKLTLDGPTAAKIFQGAIKTWNDPAIAKLNAGVTLPSAPISVFFRSDDSGTTENFTKYLKASGGGAWKGEPAKKWTGTGSGKEKSAGVAEGVKSTKNSISYVEWSYAVDNKLGIALIDNGSGTPVELSADSAGKALAAAKPAGTGSDLAMKLDYATKAPGAYPIILVTYEIACTKGLPAEKTALVKSFLSYFISKDGQSSLTSLNYAPLPAEIQTKVDAAIQAIS from the coding sequence GTGTCCGTCAATCGCCTGTTCCGCGTCGGCTCCGTCGCCGTGGCTTCCGTCGGCGTCCTCGCCCTCAGCGCCTGTGGCAGCGACCCGACGCCGTCCGGCTCCTCGAGCCCGGGCGCCTCGTCGTCGTCCACCGGTGCCGACTGCCCGAAGGGCACCCTGAACGCCGAGGGTTCCTCGGCGCAGAAGAACGCCATCGACGAGGTCATCAGCAAGTACAACGAGAAGTGCGCCGACGTCACGGTGAACTACAACCCGACCGGTTCCGGCGCGGGTATCAAGCAGTTCAACGCGAACCAGGTGGACTTCGCCGGCTCCGACTCGGCCCTCAAGCCGGACGAGATGACCGCCGCCACCAAGCGCTGCGCGGGCAACCCGGCCGTCGACCTGCCGATGGTCATCGGCCCGATCGCGATCGCCTACAACGTCGACGGCGTCTCCAAGCTGACCCTCGACGGCCCGACCGCCGCGAAGATCTTCCAGGGCGCCATCAAGACCTGGAACGACCCGGCGATCGCCAAGCTGAACGCCGGCGTCACGCTGCCGTCGGCGCCGATCTCGGTGTTCTTCCGGTCCGACGATTCCGGCACCACCGAGAACTTCACGAAGTACCTGAAGGCGTCCGGTGGCGGTGCGTGGAAGGGTGAGCCGGCCAAGAAGTGGACCGGCACGGGCTCCGGCAAGGAGAAGTCGGCCGGTGTCGCCGAGGGCGTGAAGAGCACCAAGAACTCGATCTCGTACGTCGAGTGGTCGTACGCCGTCGACAACAAGCTGGGCATCGCGCTGATCGACAACGGCTCCGGCACCCCGGTCGAGCTGTCCGCCGACTCCGCCGGCAAGGCGCTGGCCGCCGCGAAGCCGGCCGGCACCGGTTCCGACCTGGCCATGAAGCTGGACTACGCGACCAAGGCCCCGGGTGCGTACCCGATCATCCTGGTCACCTACGAGATCGCCTGCACCAAGGGCCTCCCGGCCGAGAAGACCGCGCTGGTGAAGAGCTTCCTGAGCTACTTCATCAGCAAGGACGGCCAGTCCTCGCTGACCAGCCTGAACTACGCGCCGCTCCCGGCCGAGATCCAGACCAAGGTCGACGCCGCGATCCAGGCGATCAGCTGA